The following are encoded together in the Culex pipiens pallens isolate TS chromosome 1, TS_CPP_V2, whole genome shotgun sequence genome:
- the LOC120430618 gene encoding otoferlin-like isoform X2 — protein sequence MSLTVRINKFQLPKPKSNLLGRVEFRGVAHTTTELNCSTEFVDVNQSFIWPLARPGDEDETVIVELRQQTTKILLKTGIGGSASTRGGSRGTITSSTKIIGRYVMLMQGLLKENRLHIQDRLVDLSNKPIDAFVSFDVSYQSPDDESGNFESSHVVKSLHQQSSSIDDDQQMLLDIEQNIANLEKSLHQDRGPTGGERSSFSGGGGDRGGGGGGSSSKPNILKRVMSSGSTSLHEKSQSAAKQDRASSDNESSSKPAKSIADKKVTLRTVRNFIKLGRSRHPSRESRGDSSTEDEGRSLIGTDSEDALGGPERVGHHSSNQPSHPSANPSTVTSPSTAGAGPGPGYENLSQTGSIHSNGSSDGEENTNNEKLKKIKHLAKCNDHLKSQDFQVCVTVIEARQLPGLNMDPVVCIQVGDQKKYTSVKESTNCPYYNEYFVFDFHMPPVMLFDKIITLSVIHSRKFMRSGTVVGSFKIDLKTVYDAPDHQFYHKWALLTDPDDLISGPKGYLKCDVGIIGKGDTVKVPPKSEKDPDDIEANLLLPDGVPIERQRAKFIVKIYRADGLPRMNSSLMANVKRAFTGEAKDLVNPYVQVSFAGLTGKTTVKKASYNPTWNEQLVFTEMFPPLCQRIKIQLRDADPMKPAIIGTHYIDLKQISNDGEKGFLPTYGPSFVHLYGSTRDYNLLDQNSNLNTGLGEGVSYRARLLVAIRTEITDNVELFTDKNVELETTLPISESSYCKNDDFFLFGTVLEASMIDKKVCERPVYFELSVGNAGNSLDGHNESATNLSDEDELESVDTTAYSSTTSASKPISHDKNHYFLPYWDNKPCMDVRCSFPDLRRRMYNSNMIAKITERMEIGLAETNLLIEDEDPTSEVKLRAVLEEIATSCNRYVTITKGALVGPGTGKTKLDKERMKLCQREVESIGNMSRNLRALVTKSSMKERYKTAQTYLTKLRFLIDDPQHSLPDVFIWMIANGKRVAYHRISARDLIYSTTEEETGVFCSKVQTVFLKLPGKQAEGPAGWQVRAKLHIYLWLGVLKHKKSFYAGLPRGYEMSYELKNADKSNVPAPSDVRYVDKHIFQMRAHVYQARSLIGSDASGLSDPYATVYITELSRTTQVIEETLSPTWDELLLFDEIVIYGAKDEIKRDPPTIVIDIYDQDKVGKSEFIGRALAKPRIKLKDNHYTNPVLEWFEITRGLDNAGELLAAFEMLELGSDDIPRLTDPKYIATEFRGEKAIASTMTILPVPREVRPNLARFRIEVLFWGLRDLKRVHFMTVDKPRIDVECSGKILNSSIIQNAKKNPNFANMLKFFDLELPLEERYAPPITIRAVDCRSFGRYTLVGTHQITSIHKYMHRAPPKDDPRRVNQNGQIILSKHSDMIGNNTTLPHDSSLMKSISGDNLTLYGAACVSKVAKGKKTKKKLEHEDTFDAEDDDESSKDWWTKYFLSYEKLIEASKHTTTSRALENHVVTTTEGGKKLGVKTSKFVSKLSPKTTPKKIASPNTATCHIYPTELETLPEYNNFKEWLLSFPLYRGKKTGDSTEDENRIVGFFKGAIKVYKLPIEKGMEPAFAPTLPLNDPIHVLVRVYVIKGTDLHPMDLNGKADPYVVLQLGSKRISDKENYVSKQLNPVFGKCFEIEATFPQDSMLTVQIFDWDLVGSDDLIGETKIDLENRFYSKHRAMCGIASRYEDSGYNQWRDPMKPTQILTKMCKENKLEPPQYLQDRVVIGRYCFTFTNEEIQAWNGPTTCKFRDEHLALAVLHRWEEVPRVGCKIVPEHIESRSLYNNDKPGIEQGKLEMWVDMFPMDMPLPGPPVDISPRKPKSYELRVVIWNTDDVVLEDDAFFTGEKMSDIYVKGWLKGPQDNQATDIHYRSLTGEGNFNWRFIYPFEYLAAEERIVLSRKESLFSWDETEVKIPARLELQVWDADHFSADDFLGAISLNLNRFPRGAKSSKLCTLDMLKTDNVPTVNIFKQKRVRGWWPFFIKKENDEMELTGKVEAEIHLLTKEEAEKNPAGYGRNEPDPLEKPNRPDASFMWFLNPLKSVRYIVWHNYKWRIIKGLIIIGLALLLLLFFYAIPGYSVKKMLGA from the exons ATGTCGCTCACCGTGCGGATCAACAAGTTTCAACTGCCGAAGCCCAAGTCCAATCTGCTTGGGCGGGTCGAGTTTCGAG GCGTTGCACACACTACCACCGAGCTTAACTGCAGCACAGAGTTCGTCGATGTCAATCAG AGCTTCATCTGGCCGCTGGCCAGGCCCGGCGACGAGGACGAAACGGTGATCGTGGAGCTGCGCCAGCAGACGACCAAGATTCTGCTCAAAACCGGCATCGGCGGGTCGGCGTCGACGCGGGGCGGGAGCCGCGGCACCATCACCAGCAGCACCAAGATCATCGGCCGGTACGTGATGCTGATGCAAG GTCTGCTCAAAGAGAACCGACTCCACATCCAGGACCGTCTGGTGGATCTGTCCAACAAGCCAATTGAC GCCTTTGTCAGCTTCGACGTGAGCTACCAGAGTCCGGACGACGAGTCGGGCAACTTTGAGTCGTCCCACGTGGTCAAGAGTTTGCACCAGCAGTCGTCCAGCATTGACGATGATCAGCAGATGCTGCTGGACATCGAGCAGAACATTGCCAACCTGGAGAAGAGTCTGCACCAGGATCGGGGGCCCACTGGAGGTGAGCGGAGTTCATTCTCCGGAGGAGGAGGTGACCGTGGcggcggaggaggaggaagtAGTAGTAAGCCAAACATCTTGAAGAGGGTCATGAGTTCCGGTTCGACGTCACTGCACGAAAAGAGCCAATCGGCGGCCAAGCAAGACCGGGCTTCCTCGGATAACGAATCCTCCTCCAAGCCGGCCAAATCGATCGCGGACAAGAAGGTAACGCTTCGGACGGTGCGGAACTTTATCAAGCTCGGTCGGTCCCGGCATCCGTCGAGGGAAAGCCGGGGGGACAGTAGCACCGAAGACGAGGGCCGGTCGTTGATCGGCACGGACTCGGAAGACGCCTTAGGAGGTCCCGAGCGCGTGGGACATCACAGCAGCAACCAGCCCAGTCATCCGTCGGCAAATCCGTCGACGGTGACCAGTCCCAGCACGGCCGGCGCCGGACCGGGTCCGGGCTACGAAAATCTGTCCCAAACGGGTAGCATCCACTCGAACGGATCGAGCGATGGCGAGGAGAACACCAACAACGAAAAGCTGAAAAA GATCAAACACCTGGCCAAATGCAACGATCACCTCAAGTCGCAGGACTTCCAAGTGTGCGTGACGGTCATCGAGGCGCGCCAGCTGCCCGGCCTCAACATGGACCCGGTCGTGTGCATCCAAGTAGGCGACCAGAAGAAGTACACCAGCGTCAAGGAGAGCACCAACTGTCCGTACTACAACGAG tatTTTGTGTTTGACTTTCACATGCCTCCGGTGATGCTGTTCGACAAAATTATTACGTTATCT GTGATACACTCACGCAAATTTATGCGCTCCGGCACGGTCGTGGGTTCGTTCAAGATCGACCTAAAAACGGTGTACGACGCTCCGG ATCACCAATTTTACCACAAGTGGGCACTCCTAACGGATCCGGATGATCTGATATCCGGTCCGAAGGGTTACCTAAAGTGCGACGTCGGAATCATCGGCAAAGGCGACACGGTCAAAGTTCCTCCCAAGTCTGAGAAGGATCCGGATGATATTGAAGC GAACCTGCTTCTACCGGATGGAGTTCCGATCGAACGGCAGCGAGCCAAGTTCATCGTGAAGATCTACCGTGCCGACGGGTTGCCCCGCATGAACTCTTCGCTGATGGCGAACGTCAAGCGGGCGTTCACCGGCGAAGCCAAGGATCTGGTCAACCCGTACGTGCAGGTGTCATTCGCTGGCCTAACG GGTAAAACCACCGTCAAGAAGGCGTCCTACAACCCGACCTGGAACGAGCAGCTGGTGTTCACGGAGATGTTCCCGCCGCTGTGCCAGCGGATTAAGATTCAGCTTCGGGACGCGGACCCGATGAAGCCGGCCATCATCGGGACGCACTACATCGACCTGAAGCAGATCTCCAACGACGGCGAGAAGGGCTTCCTGCCGACGTACGGGCCGTCGTTTGTGCATCTGTACGGGTCGACGCGGGACTACAACCTGCTCGATCAGAACTCGAACCTGAACACGGGGCTGGGCGAGGGGGTTAGCTACCGGGCGCGACTGCTGGTGGCGATCCGGACGGAGATCACCGACAACGTGGAGCTGTTTACCGATAAGAATG TTGAGCTGGAGACCACGCTACCAATCTCGGAGTCATCGTACTGCAAGAACGATGACTTTTTCCTCTTCGGAACCGTATTAGAAGCATCCATGATCGACAAGAAGGTGTGCGAGCGGCCGGTCTACTTCGAACTCAGCGTCGGCAATGCGGGAAACTCGCTGGACGGACACAACGAAAGCGCCACCAACTTGAGCGACGAAGACGAGCTGGAATCTGTCGATACGACGGCGTACAGCAGCACGACGAGCGCGTCGAAGCCGATCTCGCACGACAAGAACCACTACTTCCTGCCGTACTGGGACAACAAACCGTGCATGGACGTGCGGTGTTCGTTTCCGGATCTGCGCCGACGGATGTACAACAGCAACATGATCGCGAAGATCACCGAGCGGATGGAGATCGGGCTGGCGGAGACGAATTTGCTGATCGAGGACGAGGATCCGACGTCGGAGGTAAAGTTACGGGCGGTGCTGGAGGAGATTGCGACCAGCTGTAACAGGTATGTTACGATCACGAAGGGAGCGCTGGTGGGACCGGGCACCGGGAAGACCAAACTGGACAAGGAACGGATGAAGCTGTGCCAGCGGGAGGTGGAGTCGATCGGGAACATGTCCCGAAATCTGCGTGCCCTCGTTACCAAGAGTTCGATGAAGGAACGCTACAAGACGGCCCAGACGTACTTGACCAAGTTGCGGTTCCTGATCGATGATCCGCAGCACTCGCTTCCGGACGTGTTCATCTGGATGATCGCCAATGGGAAGCGGGTAGCGTACCACAGGATCAGTGCCAGGGACCTGATCTACTCGACAACGGAGGAGGAAACGGGGGTGTTCTGTTCGAAGGTTCAGACCGTCTTCCTGAAACTACCCGGGAAGCAGGCGGAAGGTCCAGCGGGTTGGCAGGTCCGTGCCAAGTTGCACATCTACCTCTGGCTGGGAGTGCTGAAGCACAAAAAGTCGTTCTACGCCGGACTACCGAGGGGGTACGAGATGTCGTACGAGCTGAAGAACGCGGACAAGAGTAACGTTCCGGCACCGTCGGATGTACGGTACGTCGACAAGCACATCTTCCAGATGCGAGCTCACGTGTATCAGGCACGATCGCTGATCGGTTCGGATGCGTCGGGCTTGAGTGATCCTTACGCAACGGTGTACATAACGGAATTGTCGAGGACCACGCAGGTGATCGAAGAAACCCTTAGTCCCACCTGGGACGAACTTCTGTTGTTCGATGAGATTGTGATTTACGGTGCGAAGGACGAGATCAAACGGGATCCACCCACGATTGTGATAGACATCTACGACCAGGACAAGGTTGGAAAGTCAGAGTTTATAGGAAGGGCGCTGGCAAAGCCGAGGATCAAGCTGAAAGATAACCACTATACGAACCCGGTGCTGGAGTGGTTCGAGATCACCCGAGGGCTGGACAATGCAGGAGAACTGCTGGCAGCGTTCGAAATGCTGGAACTGGGATCGGACGACATCCCACGGTTGACGGATCCAAAGTACATTGCGACCGAATTCCGTGGGGAAAAGGCCATCGCCTCGACGATGACGATACTTCCGGTACCGCGCGAAGTTCGGCCTAACCTGGCAAGGTTCCGCATCGAAGTTCTGTTCTGGGGTTTGCGGGATCTTAAGCGCGTACACTTTATGACCGTGGACAAGCCACGCATTGACGTTGAGTGTTCGGGCAAGATCCTAAACTCTAGCATCATTCAGAACGCGAAGAAGAATCCCAACTTTGCCAACATGCTGAAGTTCTTCGACCTTGAGCTTCCACTGGAGGAACGGTACGCGCCTCCGATCACGATTCGGGCCGTAGATTGTCGATCTTTTGGACGGTACACGCTCGTTGGAACCCATCAAATCACGTCCATCCACAAGTACATGCATCGAGCGCCTCCAAAGGACGACCCTAGAAGGGTGAACCAAAACGGACAGATCATCCTGTCCAAGCACTCGGACATGATCGGGAACAACACGACGCTGCCGCACGATTCTTCGCTGATGAAGTCCATCTCCGGAGACAACCTAACCCTGTACGGAGCTGCGTGTGTCAGCAAGGTGGCCAAAGGTAAGAAGACAAAGAAGAAACTCGAACACGAAGACACGTTCGACGCCGAGGACGACGACGAATCGAGCAAAGATTGGTGGACCAAGTACTTCCTGTCGTACGAGAAGTTGATCGAAGCTTCGAAGCATACGACGACGTCACGTGCTCTGGAGAACCACGTAGTGACCACGACCGAGGGTGGCAAGAAGCTGGGCGTGAAGACGtccaagttcgtttccaagctGAGTCCCAAGACGACGCCGAAGAAGATCGCCAGTCCGAACACTGCAACCTGCCACATCTACCCGACGGAACTTGAAACCTTGCCGGAGTACAACAACTTCAAAGAGTGGCTGCTGTCGTTCCCGCTGTATCGTGGCAAGAAGACTGGTGACAGTACAGAGGACGAAAACCGAATCGTGGGCTTCTTCAAGGGTGCCATCAAGGTGTACAAGCTTCCGATCGAGAAGGGTATGGAACCGGCCTTCGCTCCAACGCTACCGCTGAACGACCCGATCCACGTGCTCGTGCGGGTTTACGTCATCAAGGGTACCGATCTGCACCCGATGGATTTGAACGGCAAGGCCGATCCGTACGTGGTGCTGCAGCTGGGCAGCAAGCGCATCTCGGACAAGGAGAACTACGTGAGTAAGCAGCTGAATCCGGTGTTTGGCAAGTGCTTCGAGATCGAGGCCACCTTCCCGCAGGACTCGATGCTGACGGTGCAGATTTTCGACTGGGATCTGGTTGGGTCGGACGATCTGATCGGCGAAACGAAGATCGACCTGGAGAACCGGTTCTACAGCAAGCACCGGGCGATGTGCGGAATCGCCAGTCGGTATGAAGA CTCTGGTTACAACCAGTGGCGAGATCCGATGAAGCCGACCCAGATACTGACGAAGATGTGCAAGGAGAACAAGCTGGAACCACCGCAGTACCTGCAGGATCGTGTCGTGATCGGTCGGTACTGCTTCACCTTCACCAACGAGGAGATCCAGGCGTGGAACGGACCGACGACGTGCAAGTTCCGGGATGAACACCTGGCGCTGGCTGTTCTACACCGATGGGAGGAGGTACCGAGGGTTGGATGCAAG ATCGTTCCGGAACACATCGAGTCGCGATCGCTGTACAACAATGACAAACCGGGTATCGAGCAGGGTAAGCTGGAAATGTGGGTGGACATGTTTCCGATGGATATGCCGCTGCCGGGACCTCCGGTGGACATATCGCCACGGAAGCCCAAGTCGTACGAGCTGCGGGTGGTCATCTGGAACACGGACGATGTCGTGCTGGAGGACGATGCGTTCTTCACCGGCGAGAAGATGTCGGATATTTACGTCAAGGG GTGGCTGAAGGGTCCACAGGACAACCAGGCCACGGACATCCACTACCGGTCGCTAACCGGTGAGGGAAACTTCAACTGGCGATTCATCTATCCGTTCGAGTATCTTGCGGCAGAGGAGCGAATCGTTCTGTCCCGGAAGGAGTCCCTCTTCAGTTGGGACGAGACGGAAGTGAAGATTCCAGCTCGCCTCGAGCTGCAAGTCTGGGACGCAGACCACTTCTCGGCGGATGACTTCCTTGGGGCGATATCGCTAAACCTGAACCGGTTCCCACGGGGGGCCAAGTCCTCTAAATTGTGCACGCTGGACATGCTCAAAACGGACAACGTCCCGACGGTGAATATTTTCAAGCAGAAGCGGGTCCGCGGCTGGTGGCCGTTCTTCATCAAGAAGGAAAACGACGAGATGGAGCTGACCGGGAAGGTGGAGGCGGAGATTCACTTGCTGACCAAGGAGGAAGCGGAAAAGAATCCCGCCGGGTACGGCCGGAACGAACCGGATCCGCTGGAGAAGCCCAA TCGACCGGATGCGTCCTTCATGTGGTTCCTCAATCCGCTCAAGTCGGTCCGCTACATCGTCTGGCACAACTACAAGTGGCGAATCATCAAGGGCCTCATCATAATTGGGTTGGCCCTCCTGCTGTTGCTGTTCTTCTACGCCATCCCGGGCTACTCCGTGAAAAAGATGCTGGGCGCGTAA